Proteins encoded together in one Lachnospiraceae bacterium JLR.KK008 window:
- a CDS encoding oligopeptide transporter, OPT family, with protein sequence MENDNKDFKPFIPADKVVPELTGTSILIGALLAVLFGGANAYLGLRVGMTVSASIPAAVISMGIIRVLLRRDSILENNMVQTIGSAGESVAAGAIFTMPALFMWAAESGSADPSLLEISLIALCGGILGVLFMIPLRSALIVQEHGKLPYPEGQACAEVLLAGEEGGAKAGTVFAGLGIAALYKFITDGLKLFPSEVDFEIKSYKGSGIGMDVLPALAGVGYICGPQVSSYLLAGGTVGWFVLMPLIKLFGGDMVLYPASVPVSEMGTWDIWGSFIRYIGAGAVAAGGILSLIKSLPMIVRTFKQAMAVYGKKAGESNRLNKDLSMNLVMIVVGVIAVAMWLIPAIPVNLIGAIIIIVFGFFFATVSSRMVGIVGSSNNPVSGMAIATLLIATMLLKATGNIGMPGMIAAITIGSIICIIAAIAGDTSQDLKTGFLVGSTPAKQQTGELIGVVVSAIAIGGVLYLLSTAWGYGSPELPAPQATLMKMVVEGVMGGDLPWALIFCGAFIAIVVEILQIPVLPFAVGLYLPIHLSTPIMVGGLIRLYYDRKKTESETEKKNMVENGVLYSSGLIAGEGLVGILLAVFAIIPHKTAGTLGDFLGTCLGVNLGNWGGLLFFALLCGTIIFFIHKKPKKA encoded by the coding sequence ATGGAAAATGACAACAAGGATTTTAAGCCATTTATTCCGGCGGACAAAGTAGTGCCCGAACTGACGGGGACGTCAATCCTGATCGGCGCTTTGTTGGCCGTTTTGTTTGGCGGAGCAAATGCTTATCTCGGACTGCGGGTCGGTATGACCGTCTCGGCGTCCATTCCGGCAGCAGTAATTTCGATGGGAATTATCCGTGTTCTGCTGCGGAGAGATTCGATTCTGGAAAACAACATGGTGCAGACGATCGGGTCGGCCGGTGAGTCGGTAGCGGCCGGTGCGATTTTTACGATGCCCGCGCTCTTTATGTGGGCGGCGGAATCGGGAAGTGCGGATCCCTCTCTGCTGGAAATTTCGCTGATTGCGCTCTGCGGTGGTATTCTGGGCGTTCTGTTCATGATCCCGCTGCGTTCCGCGCTGATTGTACAGGAGCACGGCAAGCTCCCTTATCCGGAAGGACAGGCCTGTGCGGAAGTGCTGCTGGCCGGAGAAGAGGGAGGCGCGAAGGCGGGCACGGTGTTTGCCGGGCTTGGTATTGCTGCTCTCTATAAATTTATTACGGACGGGTTGAAACTGTTTCCGAGTGAAGTTGATTTTGAGATCAAAAGTTATAAGGGGTCCGGGATCGGTATGGATGTGCTTCCCGCTCTGGCGGGCGTCGGTTATATATGCGGACCGCAGGTATCTTCCTATCTGCTGGCCGGCGGTACGGTCGGCTGGTTTGTCCTTATGCCGCTGATTAAGCTGTTTGGCGGTGATATGGTTCTTTATCCTGCGTCCGTTCCCGTGAGTGAGATGGGTACCTGGGACATCTGGGGCAGCTTTATCCGTTATATCGGTGCAGGTGCGGTAGCGGCAGGCGGTATTCTCTCTCTGATCAAATCTCTGCCGATGATCGTGCGTACATTCAAACAGGCGATGGCAGTCTACGGGAAGAAAGCCGGAGAGAGCAATCGTCTGAATAAAGATCTCTCAATGAATCTGGTGATGATTGTTGTCGGTGTGATCGCCGTTGCCATGTGGCTGATTCCGGCCATTCCGGTCAATCTGATTGGTGCGATTATCATTATTGTATTTGGCTTTTTCTTTGCCACGGTTTCTTCAAGAATGGTAGGGATCGTCGGCAGTTCCAATAATCCGGTGTCCGGTATGGCGATCGCTACACTGCTGATCGCTACGATGCTGCTCAAGGCAACCGGCAATATCGGTATGCCGGGTATGATTGCAGCGATCACGATCGGTTCGATCATCTGTATCATCGCAGCGATTGCCGGAGATACGTCTCAGGATTTGAAGACAGGCTTTCTCGTCGGTTCCACGCCTGCCAAACAGCAGACCGGTGAGCTGATCGGTGTCGTTGTCTCTGCGATCGCCATCGGCGGTGTCCTCTATCTTCTGAGCACGGCGTGGGGGTATGGTTCTCCGGAACTGCCGGCGCCTCAGGCAACTTTGATGAAGATGGTCGTAGAGGGTGTTATGGGTGGAGACCTCCCCTGGGCGTTGATCTTCTGCGGCGCGTTTATTGCAATCGTTGTGGAGATTCTGCAGATTCCGGTACTGCCTTTTGCAGTCGGCCTGTATTTGCCAATCCATTTGAGCACACCGATTATGGTCGGCGGCCTGATCCGGTTGTATTATGACAGAAAGAAAACGGAAAGCGAGACGGAGAAAAAGAATATGGTGGAGAATGGCGTTCTCTATTCTTCCGGCTTGATCGCCGGCGAAGGTCTGGTCGGTATTTTGCTGGCCGTATTTGCGATTATTCCGCATAAGACTGCCGGAACACTGGGAGACTTCCTTGGCACCTGTCTGGGTGTGAATTTAGGAAACTGGGGGGGCTTGTTGTTCTTTGCTCTTCTTTGTGGGACAATCATTTTCTTCATTCATAAAAAACCGAAAAAAGCATAA
- a CDS encoding PqqD family protein: MMSKKNKQKENFLDYIPKHNTLFPYEETENGNIEIIRKNKGLFNRIAQIFFRRPKKSRIELDRFGSYVWRQIDGEKSVHEIGKQVKEAFGQEAEPVYERLTEFLHILRNNEFILYVNLLKK, from the coding sequence ATGATGAGTAAAAAGAACAAGCAGAAAGAAAACTTTCTCGATTATATACCGAAACACAATACCTTGTTTCCTTATGAGGAAACAGAAAACGGCAATATTGAAATTATCAGAAAAAACAAAGGGCTTTTCAACCGGATCGCCCAGATCTTCTTTCGCAGACCGAAAAAGAGCCGGATCGAGCTTGACCGGTTTGGCAGTTATGTCTGGCGCCAGATCGACGGGGAAAAGAGTGTGCATGAGATCGGGAAACAGGTGAAGGAAGCATTCGGACAGGAGGCAGAGCCCGTTTACGAACGTCTGACGGAATTTCTTCATATTCTGCGCAACAATGAGTTTATACTGTATGTGAATCTGTTGAAAAAATAA
- a CDS encoding aminoacyl-histidine dipeptidase: MGVLSNLEPREVFAYFEEICGIPHPSYQEKKLSDYCVEFARSRGLEVHQDSLGNVIIIREATPGYEEVAPLIMQGHLDMVCEKEPGCDIDFERDGLRLQVEGDYITAEGTTLGGDDGIAVAYILAILASDSLEHPRIEAVFTVSEEVGMDGAKAIDLSPLQGHKLLNIDSEEEGYLLTSCAGGCRANVTLPAMYETRQGCLYEITVDGLLGGHSGVEIDKGRANANLLLGRAMMMLRSKMEFSVVSLSGGLKDNAIPRKAQASIMIDSRDAVRLESMLQEIGDAIAGEYMVTDPEVRIILTAAGAGEAKTLTEECASKVITLINLLPNGVQTMSANIKGLVETSLNLGILTLDEKELSLHYAVRSSVRTAKEYVVDKLRLLARELGGGLVTEGDYPEWAFRKDSPLREDMVRVYREMYGKDPVIQAIHAGLECGLLADKIRDLDAVSFGPDMVSIHTTEEKLSISSTKRVWDYIVEVIRQK, encoded by the coding sequence ATGGGCGTACTATCGAATCTGGAGCCAAGGGAAGTATTTGCGTATTTTGAGGAAATCTGTGGAATTCCGCATCCTTCCTATCAGGAAAAAAAGCTGAGTGATTACTGTGTGGAATTTGCGCGCAGCCGCGGCCTGGAGGTACATCAGGACAGTCTGGGCAATGTGATCATCATCAGGGAAGCGACGCCGGGATATGAGGAGGTGGCGCCTCTGATCATGCAGGGGCATCTGGATATGGTCTGCGAGAAAGAGCCGGGCTGTGACATCGATTTTGAACGGGACGGGCTGCGTCTGCAGGTAGAGGGAGACTATATCACCGCGGAGGGCACGACGCTCGGTGGAGACGACGGGATCGCCGTCGCCTATATCCTTGCTATTCTGGCTTCGGATTCTCTGGAACATCCGCGCATCGAGGCAGTCTTTACCGTATCGGAAGAAGTTGGCATGGATGGCGCCAAGGCGATTGATCTGTCTCCGTTACAGGGACATAAACTTCTGAATATTGATTCGGAAGAGGAGGGTTATCTGCTGACGAGCTGCGCCGGTGGATGCCGGGCCAATGTAACGCTGCCTGCTATGTATGAGACAAGACAGGGCTGCCTGTATGAGATCACAGTGGACGGTCTGCTCGGCGGGCATTCCGGTGTGGAAATCGACAAGGGCAGGGCCAATGCCAATCTGCTTCTCGGACGGGCAATGATGATGCTGAGAAGTAAGATGGAATTTTCGGTTGTCTCCCTGTCGGGTGGCCTCAAAGATAATGCCATACCGCGCAAGGCACAGGCGTCGATCATGATCGACAGCCGGGATGCGGTGAGGCTGGAATCGATGCTCCAGGAGATCGGGGATGCAATCGCCGGAGAATATATGGTTACAGATCCGGAGGTCAGGATTATACTGACAGCAGCCGGGGCGGGAGAGGCAAAGACTTTGACAGAAGAATGCGCCAGCAAGGTCATTACGCTGATCAATCTGCTCCCGAACGGGGTTCAGACGATGAGCGCGAATATCAAAGGCCTGGTGGAGACTTCGCTTAATCTCGGTATTTTGACGCTGGATGAAAAAGAGCTGTCGCTCCACTATGCTGTCAGGAGTTCCGTGCGCACGGCGAAAGAATATGTCGTGGATAAGCTGAGGCTTCTGGCCCGGGAGCTGGGCGGCGGCCTGGTAACGGAGGGCGATTATCCGGAATGGGCGTTTCGCAAGGATTCCCCGCTGCGGGAAGATATGGTGAGAGTCTACCGGGAGATGTATGGGAAAGACCCTGTCATTCAGGCGATTCATGCGGGGCTTGAGTGCGGGCTGCTGGCAGACAAGATCAGGGATCTCGATGCGGTGTCCTTCGGCCCGGATATGGTCAGCATTCATACGACAGAAGAAAAACTGAGCATTTCCTCTACAAAGCGGGTTTGGGATTACATTGTGGAAGTCATCAGACAGAAATAG
- a CDS encoding nucleotidyltransferase, with product MKVAGIIAEYNPFHNGHKYHIDKVRQKTRADYCIVIMSGNFTQRGEPAVMDKYMRAEMALAEGADLVLELPVCFSCASAPFFAESAVSLLDDLGVVDYLAFGSECGDISMLKEASSILVQEPPAYTKALKAGIRSGLSYPSAQAKALIDYVSQNIAFSSDSNLSSADSKELSALLSSPNNILGIEYCKSLISRGSSILPVTMLRRGSSYTDTSLHPDGSSALAIRTVLQARETLENIRLHVPDRVYAIMEREYGKIFPIFPDMLSDMLHYKLLSEAETGYTSYQDVSRELSDKIRNALPLYQDFSSFCKLLKTKELTYTRISRSLLHIFLNIRKSDMRYDVQSGLVFYGRILGFRKTCTPLLTAIKANSSIPLISKLADAADYLEDAAMHQLSKDIQAAHLYNALVQQNYGTKLPDEMQRQIIKL from the coding sequence ATGAAAGTCGCAGGCATCATTGCAGAATACAATCCTTTTCATAACGGCCACAAATATCATATCGATAAGGTGCGCCAGAAAACCCGCGCCGACTACTGCATCGTGATTATGAGCGGGAATTTTACCCAACGGGGCGAGCCCGCCGTCATGGATAAATATATGCGTGCCGAAATGGCTCTGGCGGAAGGCGCAGACCTTGTGCTGGAACTGCCTGTCTGTTTCTCATGCGCCAGCGCGCCTTTTTTTGCAGAAAGCGCTGTCTCACTTCTGGATGATCTTGGTGTCGTTGACTACCTTGCTTTCGGCAGTGAATGCGGTGACATTTCCATGTTAAAGGAAGCCTCTTCCATCCTTGTACAGGAACCTCCCGCCTACACAAAGGCATTAAAGGCCGGGATACGCTCCGGTCTCTCCTATCCATCGGCACAGGCCAAGGCGCTGATCGACTATGTCAGCCAGAATATCGCTTTTTCGAGTGACAGCAACCTGAGCTCTGCAGATTCCAAAGAGCTCTCTGCCCTTTTGTCCTCTCCCAATAACATTCTCGGTATTGAATACTGTAAAAGTCTCATATCAAGAGGCAGTTCAATCCTTCCTGTGACAATGCTGCGCAGAGGCAGCAGTTATACCGACACTTCCCTGCACCCGGACGGCAGCTCCGCACTCGCCATCCGCACTGTCTTACAGGCAAGAGAAACACTGGAAAATATCCGTCTCCACGTACCGGACCGCGTCTATGCAATCATGGAACGGGAGTACGGCAAAATATTCCCCATCTTTCCGGACATGCTCTCCGATATGCTCCACTACAAACTGCTCTCGGAGGCAGAAACAGGCTATACCTCTTATCAGGACGTATCGAGAGAACTCTCTGATAAAATCCGCAATGCGCTCCCACTTTATCAGGACTTTTCCTCTTTCTGCAAACTGTTGAAGACAAAGGAACTGACTTACACAAGGATCAGCCGCAGCTTACTACATATCTTCTTAAATATCCGCAAGTCCGATATGAGATACGATGTGCAGAGCGGACTTGTCTTCTATGGCCGTATTCTCGGCTTCCGCAAGACATGTACACCTTTGCTGACAGCCATTAAGGCCAACTCTTCCATCCCGCTCATTTCCAAGCTGGCAGATGCTGCGGATTATCTGGAAGATGCCGCCATGCACCAACTGTCAAAAGACATTCAGGCCGCGCATCTGTACAATGCCCTCGTCCAGCAAAACTATGGGACAAAGCTGCCGGATGAGATGCAGCGTCAGATCATCAAACTATAA
- the pta gene encoding phosphate acetyltransferase has translation MSYIDVMKEKARQDIKTIVLPETNDRRTLIAASHILEEKIARIIMVGNEEKIMDGAGWLEVDLTGVIVVNPATCEKLDEYVDLLYETRKNKGMTPEKAREILLNDYLTFGIMMVKANDADGMVAGACHATADTLRPALQILKTAEGTKLVSGFFILDVPDCEYGYHGTFLFADCGLNQDPTAEELAAIADTSAKSFRNLVGAKPVIAMLSHSTKGSAKHPLVDKVVEAVRIAHEEYPHLTVDGELQTDAALVPHIAKSKAPGSEVAGKANVLIFPNLDCGNIGYKLVQRLGKAEAYGPMLQGIAKPVNDLSRGCSWEDIVGVVALTAVQAQLC, from the coding sequence ATGAGTTATATTGATGTGATGAAAGAGAAGGCGAGGCAGGACATTAAGACAATCGTTCTTCCGGAGACGAATGACCGCAGAACTCTGATTGCGGCTTCCCATATTTTGGAGGAAAAGATTGCGCGGATCATTATGGTCGGCAATGAGGAAAAGATCATGGACGGTGCGGGATGGCTGGAAGTCGATCTGACGGGGGTGATCGTAGTCAATCCGGCAACGTGTGAAAAGCTGGACGAATATGTCGATCTCTTGTATGAGACAAGAAAAAATAAAGGAATGACACCGGAAAAGGCGAGGGAAATCCTGTTGAATGATTATCTGACATTCGGGATTATGATGGTGAAGGCCAATGATGCGGACGGTATGGTGGCGGGGGCCTGCCATGCCACAGCCGATACGCTGCGTCCCGCGCTGCAGATCCTGAAGACGGCGGAAGGAACAAAGCTCGTGTCCGGATTCTTTATTCTGGATGTGCCGGATTGTGAATACGGGTATCACGGTACTTTTCTGTTTGCGGACTGCGGACTCAATCAGGACCCGACTGCGGAAGAACTGGCGGCCATTGCTGACACGAGTGCCAAGAGCTTTCGCAATCTGGTAGGCGCAAAACCGGTGATCGCCATGCTTTCCCATTCCACAAAGGGAAGCGCGAAACATCCCCTTGTCGATAAGGTGGTGGAGGCGGTGCGCATCGCGCATGAAGAGTATCCGCATCTGACGGTGGACGGTGAGCTGCAGACAGACGCTGCTCTCGTTCCGCATATTGCCAAATCGAAAGCGCCGGGAAGTGAGGTGGCGGGAAAAGCCAATGTCCTTATTTTCCCCAATCTGGACTGTGGCAATATCGGTTATAAGCTCGTGCAGAGGCTGGGGAAGGCGGAAGCTTATGGGCCGATGCTGCAGGGAATTGCCAAGCCGGTCAACGACCTCTCCAGAGGATGTTCCTGGGAGGATATTGTGGGCGTCGTAGCGCTGACCGCCGTGCAGGCACAGCTTTGTTAG
- a CDS encoding DUF177 domain-containing protein has translation MILNITDVLTAEGRREDREAAFSPSVLEYGEGNYPIVGRTPVSLTIVNRGKGRADVSGKMELTVLLHCDRCLKDVIHPFSLEFSVSVIAPELGAAVSEEEADTCLIGYQFDTDDLVYNEISVNWPMKILCKPDCRGICSVCGKDLNEGACECDTFVPDPRLAAIKDIFDAGKEV, from the coding sequence ATGATATTGAACATAACAGATGTATTGACAGCAGAAGGACGCAGAGAGGACAGAGAGGCAGCGTTTTCTCCATCCGTTCTGGAATATGGAGAAGGCAATTATCCGATCGTCGGCCGAACGCCGGTTTCTCTTACGATTGTGAACAGAGGAAAGGGAAGGGCCGATGTATCTGGGAAAATGGAGCTGACTGTGTTATTGCACTGTGACCGCTGTCTGAAGGATGTTATTCATCCTTTTTCGCTGGAATTTTCAGTTTCGGTCATTGCGCCGGAGCTTGGAGCGGCTGTTTCGGAGGAAGAGGCGGATACATGCCTGATCGGTTATCAGTTCGATACGGACGACCTTGTGTACAATGAAATTTCGGTCAACTGGCCAATGAAGATCTTATGCAAGCCGGATTGCAGAGGAATCTGCAGTGTGTGCGGAAAAGACCTGAATGAGGGAGCATGTGAGTGTGATACTTTTGTTCCTGACCCAAGGCTGGCAGCCATAAAAGATATTTTTGATGCGGGTAAGGAGGTGTAA
- the rpmF gene encoding 50S ribosomal protein L32, translated as MSICPKNKSSKARRDKRRANWKMSAPALVKCSKCGALMMPHRVCKACGSYNKKEIISVD; from the coding sequence ATGTCTATCTGTCCAAAAAATAAATCTTCCAAAGCGAGAAGAGACAAACGCAGAGCAAACTGGAAAATGAGTGCGCCTGCATTGGTTAAATGCAGTAAATGTGGAGCTCTCATGATGCCTCACAGAGTGTGCAAGGCTTGTGGCTCTTATAACAAAAAAGAGATTATCAGCGTTGACTGA
- the plsX gene encoding phosphate acyltransferase PlsX codes for MSEQIRVAVDAMGGDNAPAEIVKGAVAAVQESKKIKVFLLGREDAVKAELAKYTVSSEQIEVINTTEVIETAEPPVAAIRSKKDSSIVRGMKLVKEGDCDAFVSAGSTGAVLVGGQVLVGRLKGVERPPLAPVIPTANGVALLIDCGANVDARASHLVQFAKIGSVYMEHVLGVKKPRVGIVNIGAEEEKGNALVKETFPLLKECDDINFIGSVEARDIPTGAADVVVCEAFVGNVILKMYEGVGDTLIKEVKKGMMSTLRSKIGALLVKPALKQTLKAFDLEQYGGAPLLGLNGLVVKTHGSSKAVEIKNSILQCIAFKEQKINEKIKEQITRKEEA; via the coding sequence ATGAGTGAGCAGATTCGGGTAGCGGTAGATGCCATGGGCGGTGACAATGCCCCTGCGGAAATTGTAAAAGGTGCCGTGGCGGCAGTGCAGGAGAGCAAGAAGATCAAAGTGTTTCTGCTTGGCAGAGAGGACGCAGTGAAAGCGGAACTCGCCAAATATACGGTATCGTCTGAGCAGATAGAAGTCATAAATACGACGGAAGTGATTGAGACGGCGGAACCGCCGGTGGCAGCAATCCGTTCCAAAAAGGATTCTTCGATTGTCAGAGGGATGAAGCTGGTGAAAGAGGGAGACTGTGATGCGTTTGTTTCTGCCGGCAGTACGGGAGCGGTACTTGTAGGCGGACAGGTTTTGGTAGGCCGTCTCAAAGGGGTGGAGCGGCCGCCGCTGGCACCGGTGATTCCGACTGCGAACGGGGTCGCACTTCTGATTGACTGTGGGGCCAATGTGGATGCCCGTGCCTCTCACCTTGTTCAGTTTGCAAAGATCGGTTCTGTATATATGGAACATGTTCTCGGTGTAAAGAAGCCGAGAGTCGGTATCGTTAATATTGGTGCGGAGGAAGAAAAAGGAAACGCACTTGTGAAAGAGACATTTCCGCTTTTAAAAGAATGCGATGACATCAATTTTATCGGCAGTGTGGAGGCCAGGGATATTCCGACCGGTGCGGCAGATGTGGTTGTCTGCGAGGCCTTTGTCGGCAATGTCATCCTCAAGATGTATGAGGGTGTGGGTGATACACTGATCAAAGAAGTGAAAAAGGGTATGATGTCCACTCTGCGCAGCAAGATTGGCGCGTTGCTCGTAAAACCGGCGCTGAAACAGACGTTGAAAGCCTTCGACCTGGAACAGTATGGCGGGGCGCCGCTTCTCGGTCTCAATGGTCTTGTCGTGAAGACACATGGCAGCTCTAAAGCAGTGGAGATCAAGAATTCGATTCTTCAGTGCATTGCTTTTAAAGAACAGAAGATCAACGAAAAGATAAAGGAACAGATCACACGAAAAGAGGAAGCATAG
- the acpP gene encoding acyl carrier protein, with protein sequence MEFDKLKEIIAEVLSVDPKEITEETTFMDDLGADSLDLFQVVMGIEDVFQIEVPPEKTEKITKVGEALLLIKQAVDEKE encoded by the coding sequence ATGGAGTTCGATAAGTTAAAAGAGATCATCGCGGAAGTATTGAGCGTGGACCCGAAGGAAATTACAGAGGAGACGACATTTATGGATGATCTGGGCGCGGATTCACTGGATCTGTTTCAGGTTGTTATGGGAATCGAAGACGTATTTCAGATCGAGGTGCCGCCGGAGAAAACAGAGAAAATCACAAAGGTCGGGGAAGCCTTGCTTTTGATTAAACAGGCGGTAGACGAAAAAGAGTGA
- the rnc gene encoding ribonuclease III — translation MGNDGKAMELLEERIGYRFRERRLLKQALTHSSYANEQKINKWDDYERLEFLGDAVLELISSDYLYRTNAQMPEGELTKLRSSMVCEPALAYCARDIELGTYIFLGKGEEATGGRRRESIVSDVLEAVIGAIYLDGGLVPAKNFIDRFVLSDLEDKQLFYDSKTILQEQVQKQGEGRLHYVLVEETGPEHDKLFRVEAMIDEKKIGTGSGRTKKHAEQQAAYQALVTYYK, via the coding sequence ATGGGAAATGACGGGAAGGCAATGGAGCTGTTGGAAGAGCGGATCGGATACCGGTTCCGCGAGCGAAGGCTGTTGAAGCAGGCGTTGACGCACAGTTCTTACGCAAATGAGCAGAAAATAAATAAATGGGATGACTACGAGAGACTCGAATTTTTGGGAGACGCGGTGCTGGAGCTCATTTCCAGTGATTATCTGTATCGGACGAATGCGCAGATGCCGGAAGGAGAACTGACAAAGCTGCGCTCTTCTATGGTGTGTGAACCTGCGCTGGCTTATTGTGCGAGAGATATTGAGCTTGGAACTTATATTTTTCTCGGAAAAGGTGAGGAAGCGACCGGAGGCAGGAGGAGAGAGTCTATTGTCTCCGATGTGCTGGAGGCGGTGATCGGCGCCATCTATCTCGACGGCGGGCTTGTTCCCGCTAAAAATTTTATTGACCGGTTTGTGCTCTCTGACCTGGAAGACAAGCAGTTGTTTTATGACAGCAAGACGATCTTGCAGGAACAGGTGCAGAAGCAGGGAGAGGGCAGGCTTCACTATGTTCTTGTGGAGGAGACAGGCCCGGAGCATGACAAGCTGTTTCGCGTGGAAGCGATGATCGATGAGAAAAAGATCGGAACGGGCAGCGGACGGACCAAAAAACATGCGGAACAACAGGCCGCCTATCAGGCGC